A stretch of the Dioscorea cayenensis subsp. rotundata cultivar TDr96_F1 chromosome 4, TDr96_F1_v2_PseudoChromosome.rev07_lg8_w22 25.fasta, whole genome shotgun sequence genome encodes the following:
- the LOC120259018 gene encoding uncharacterized protein LOC120259018 isoform X2 — protein sequence MFFKFMTCLCDLMADCGIGFQKRCKSRSRRMVLVMGIMVFNVFVFQILGFLSRGALSPHFGEVEILDLEKSSSLYGGSSSSTSVSIGKFSLLNGLQNSGNSSVVFKGPKKFEALNMGNKFDDDNKERDEKLEGGDHAGDDIDRGNSLQKRASVGKIVEFDHGAFNDLGKLNLALPLEQFKKPDEESPSDRRESVHLASDIKNQSAGRSHYDSSDTIVNAASGSSFSGQSQTFQETPMLNGATSGENFTGFRILSINRKKNMGFPVGYPIGLPPVYISEMNRLLVMNRNAYHSMRPRWPSSLDQQLFAIRAQIESAPIIKNIQELYAPAFRNISVFKRSYELMVRTLKVYVYKEGQKPIFHQPLLNGIYSSEGWFMKLMEGNRNFIVKDPRKAHLFYLPFSSRLLQSTLYVPNSHNRTLMELCLKEYLDKIATKYPFWNRTGGADHFLVACHDWVSFKQHAPYETASSLVLAIRALCTADVHSGFVLGKDVSLPQIYIWSAGQYHLRGIGGRPANKRHILAFFAGKLHGRLRPILLQHWENKDPDMKIFGPMSSINMNKMDYIQHMKNSKYCLCPSGHEGNSPRIVESIFYECVPVLISDNYVPPFFEVLNWDAFAVILPEKDVPRLKSILVSIHEKKYLKLQLGVRKVQKHFLWHTKPVKYDLFHMTLHSIWYNRLYQIRT from the exons ATGTTCTTCAAGTTTATGACAT GTTTATGTGATTTGATGGCAGATTGTGGCATAGGGTTTCAAAAGCGTTGTAAAAGCAGGTCCAGGAGGATGGTTTTGGTGATGGGGATTATGGTGTTCAATGTGTTTGTTTTTCAGATTTTAGGGTTTCTTTCCAGAGGTGCTCTGTCACCTCATTTTGGTGAAGTTGAGATTCTTGATTTGGAGAAAAGTAGTTCACTCTATGGTGGTAGCAGTTCTTCCACTTCAGTGAGTATTGGGAAGTTTTCCCTTTTAAATGGTTTGCAGAATTCGGGGAATTCATCTGTAGTTTTCAAGGGACCAAAGAAGTTTGAAGCTTTGAATATGGGAAACAAATTTGACGATGATAATAAGGAAAGGGATGAAAAATTGGAGGGTGGTGATCATGCTGGTGATGATATTGATCGAGGTAATAGTCTGCAGAAGAGAGCATCAGTAGGTAAGATTGTAGAATTTGACCATGGTGCATTTAATGATCTTGGCAAACTGAATCTGGCATTACCTTTGGAGCAATTCAAAAAGCCAGATGAAGAGTCTCCATCTGACAGGCGTGAATCTGTTCATTTGGCTTCtgatataaaaaatcaatcagCAGGGAGATCTCATTATGATTCTAGTGATACTATTGTGAATGCTGCATCAGGTTCTTCTTTCTCTGGACAAAGTCAAACTTTTCAGGAGACACCAATGCTGAATGGGGCTACATCCGGTGAAAATTTTACTGGTTTTAGAATTCTATCAATAAATAGGAAGAAGAATATGGGATTCCCTGTGGGATATCCAATTGGATTACCTCCAGTATATATATCAGAAATGAACCGCCTTTTAGTCATGAATCGCAATGCCTATCATTCAATG AGACCTCGATGGCCATCATCACTTGATCAGCAATTGTTCGCCATCAGAGCTCAAATTGAGAGTGCTCCTATTATCAAGAATATACAGGAACTTTATGCGCCAGCTTTTCGGAACATATCTGTGTTTAAGag GAGCTATGAATTGATGGTGCGGACACTGAAGGTATATGTTTATAAGGAAGGGCAAAAACCAATATTCCATCAACCACTGCTCAATGGAATTTATTCTTCTGAAGGATGGTTCATGAAATTGATGGAAGGAAATAGAAACTTCATTGTGAAGGATCCCAGAAAAGCTCACTTGTTTTACTTGCCCTTCAGTTCCCGGTTGCTGCAATCTACCTTGTATGTACCCAATTCTCATAATCGGACATTAATGGAGCTGTGTCTGAAGGAGTATTTAGACAAAATTGCAACAAAATATCCTTTCTGGAACAGGACTGGTGGAGCAGACCATTTCCTTGTTGCTTGCCATGACTGGGTAAGTTTTAAACAACAT GCTCCATATGAAACTGCATCCTCCTTGGTTCTTGCAATCCGGGCCCTCTGCACTGCTGATGTGCATAGTGGCTTTGTTTTGGGCAAAGATGTTTCACTTCCTCAAATTTACATTTGGTCAGCTGGACAGTATCATCTCAGAGGTATCGGTGGAAGACCTGCAAACAAGAGACACATTCTTGCATTCTTTGCTGGCAAGTTGCATGGCAGGCTCCGCCCGATCTTATTACAACATTGGGAGAACAAAGATCCTGACATGAAAATCTTCGGCCCCATGTCTTCCATAAACATGAACAAGATGGATTACATCCAGCATATGAAGAACAGTAAGTACTGCCTCTGCCCAAGCGGTCATGAAGGTAATAGCCCACGCATAGTTGAGTCCATCTTCTACGAGTGCGTCCCTGTGCTTATATCAGACAATTACGTGCCTCCTTTCTTTGAAGTCTTGAATTGGGATGCCTTCGCTGTGATCCTTCCAGAGAAAGATGTACCACGACTTAAATCAATACTGGTATCAATTCATGAAAAGAAGTATCTTAAATTGCAGTTGGGGGTGAGGAAAGTGCAAAAGCACTTCCTTTGGCACACCAAGCCTGTGAAGTATGATTTGTTTCATATGACTCTTCACTCTATTTGGTACAATAGATTGTATCAGATAAGAACTTGA
- the LOC120259018 gene encoding uncharacterized protein LOC120259018 isoform X1 yields the protein MIFFFTNARKHGLCDLMADCGIGFQKRCKSRSRRMVLVMGIMVFNVFVFQILGFLSRGALSPHFGEVEILDLEKSSSLYGGSSSSTSVSIGKFSLLNGLQNSGNSSVVFKGPKKFEALNMGNKFDDDNKERDEKLEGGDHAGDDIDRGNSLQKRASVGKIVEFDHGAFNDLGKLNLALPLEQFKKPDEESPSDRRESVHLASDIKNQSAGRSHYDSSDTIVNAASGSSFSGQSQTFQETPMLNGATSGENFTGFRILSINRKKNMGFPVGYPIGLPPVYISEMNRLLVMNRNAYHSMRPRWPSSLDQQLFAIRAQIESAPIIKNIQELYAPAFRNISVFKRSYELMVRTLKVYVYKEGQKPIFHQPLLNGIYSSEGWFMKLMEGNRNFIVKDPRKAHLFYLPFSSRLLQSTLYVPNSHNRTLMELCLKEYLDKIATKYPFWNRTGGADHFLVACHDWVSFKQHAPYETASSLVLAIRALCTADVHSGFVLGKDVSLPQIYIWSAGQYHLRGIGGRPANKRHILAFFAGKLHGRLRPILLQHWENKDPDMKIFGPMSSINMNKMDYIQHMKNSKYCLCPSGHEGNSPRIVESIFYECVPVLISDNYVPPFFEVLNWDAFAVILPEKDVPRLKSILVSIHEKKYLKLQLGVRKVQKHFLWHTKPVKYDLFHMTLHSIWYNRLYQIRT from the exons atgatcttcttcttcacaaatgcaagaaaacatG GTTTATGTGATTTGATGGCAGATTGTGGCATAGGGTTTCAAAAGCGTTGTAAAAGCAGGTCCAGGAGGATGGTTTTGGTGATGGGGATTATGGTGTTCAATGTGTTTGTTTTTCAGATTTTAGGGTTTCTTTCCAGAGGTGCTCTGTCACCTCATTTTGGTGAAGTTGAGATTCTTGATTTGGAGAAAAGTAGTTCACTCTATGGTGGTAGCAGTTCTTCCACTTCAGTGAGTATTGGGAAGTTTTCCCTTTTAAATGGTTTGCAGAATTCGGGGAATTCATCTGTAGTTTTCAAGGGACCAAAGAAGTTTGAAGCTTTGAATATGGGAAACAAATTTGACGATGATAATAAGGAAAGGGATGAAAAATTGGAGGGTGGTGATCATGCTGGTGATGATATTGATCGAGGTAATAGTCTGCAGAAGAGAGCATCAGTAGGTAAGATTGTAGAATTTGACCATGGTGCATTTAATGATCTTGGCAAACTGAATCTGGCATTACCTTTGGAGCAATTCAAAAAGCCAGATGAAGAGTCTCCATCTGACAGGCGTGAATCTGTTCATTTGGCTTCtgatataaaaaatcaatcagCAGGGAGATCTCATTATGATTCTAGTGATACTATTGTGAATGCTGCATCAGGTTCTTCTTTCTCTGGACAAAGTCAAACTTTTCAGGAGACACCAATGCTGAATGGGGCTACATCCGGTGAAAATTTTACTGGTTTTAGAATTCTATCAATAAATAGGAAGAAGAATATGGGATTCCCTGTGGGATATCCAATTGGATTACCTCCAGTATATATATCAGAAATGAACCGCCTTTTAGTCATGAATCGCAATGCCTATCATTCAATG AGACCTCGATGGCCATCATCACTTGATCAGCAATTGTTCGCCATCAGAGCTCAAATTGAGAGTGCTCCTATTATCAAGAATATACAGGAACTTTATGCGCCAGCTTTTCGGAACATATCTGTGTTTAAGag GAGCTATGAATTGATGGTGCGGACACTGAAGGTATATGTTTATAAGGAAGGGCAAAAACCAATATTCCATCAACCACTGCTCAATGGAATTTATTCTTCTGAAGGATGGTTCATGAAATTGATGGAAGGAAATAGAAACTTCATTGTGAAGGATCCCAGAAAAGCTCACTTGTTTTACTTGCCCTTCAGTTCCCGGTTGCTGCAATCTACCTTGTATGTACCCAATTCTCATAATCGGACATTAATGGAGCTGTGTCTGAAGGAGTATTTAGACAAAATTGCAACAAAATATCCTTTCTGGAACAGGACTGGTGGAGCAGACCATTTCCTTGTTGCTTGCCATGACTGGGTAAGTTTTAAACAACAT GCTCCATATGAAACTGCATCCTCCTTGGTTCTTGCAATCCGGGCCCTCTGCACTGCTGATGTGCATAGTGGCTTTGTTTTGGGCAAAGATGTTTCACTTCCTCAAATTTACATTTGGTCAGCTGGACAGTATCATCTCAGAGGTATCGGTGGAAGACCTGCAAACAAGAGACACATTCTTGCATTCTTTGCTGGCAAGTTGCATGGCAGGCTCCGCCCGATCTTATTACAACATTGGGAGAACAAAGATCCTGACATGAAAATCTTCGGCCCCATGTCTTCCATAAACATGAACAAGATGGATTACATCCAGCATATGAAGAACAGTAAGTACTGCCTCTGCCCAAGCGGTCATGAAGGTAATAGCCCACGCATAGTTGAGTCCATCTTCTACGAGTGCGTCCCTGTGCTTATATCAGACAATTACGTGCCTCCTTTCTTTGAAGTCTTGAATTGGGATGCCTTCGCTGTGATCCTTCCAGAGAAAGATGTACCACGACTTAAATCAATACTGGTATCAATTCATGAAAAGAAGTATCTTAAATTGCAGTTGGGGGTGAGGAAAGTGCAAAAGCACTTCCTTTGGCACACCAAGCCTGTGAAGTATGATTTGTTTCATATGACTCTTCACTCTATTTGGTACAATAGATTGTATCAGATAAGAACTTGA
- the LOC120259018 gene encoding uncharacterized protein LOC120259018 isoform X3 has protein sequence MIFFFTNARKHGLCDLMADCGIGFQKRCKSRSRRMVLVMGIMVFNVFVFQILGFLSRGALSPHFGEVEILDLEKSSSLYGGSSSSTSVSIGKFSLLNGLQNSGNSSVVFKGPKKFEALNMGNKFDDDNKERDEKLEGGDHAGDDIDRGNSLQKRASVGKIVEFDHGAFNDLGKLNLALPLEQFKKPDEESPSDRRESVHLASDIKNQSAGRSHYDSSDTIVNAASGSSFSGQSQTFQETPMLNGATSGENFTGFRILSINRKKNMGFPVGYPIGLPPVYISEMNRLLVMNRNAYHSMRPRWPSSLDQQLFAIRAQIESAPIIKNIQELYAPAFRNISVFKRSYELMVRTLKVYVYKEGQKPIFHQPLLNGIYSSEGWFMKLMEGNRNFIVKDPRKAHLFYLPFSSRLLQSTLYVPNSHNRTLMELCLKEYLDKIATKYPFWNRTGGADHFLVACHDWAPYETASSLVLAIRALCTADVHSGFVLGKDVSLPQIYIWSAGQYHLRGIGGRPANKRHILAFFAGKLHGRLRPILLQHWENKDPDMKIFGPMSSINMNKMDYIQHMKNSKYCLCPSGHEGNSPRIVESIFYECVPVLISDNYVPPFFEVLNWDAFAVILPEKDVPRLKSILVSIHEKKYLKLQLGVRKVQKHFLWHTKPVKYDLFHMTLHSIWYNRLYQIRT, from the exons atgatcttcttcttcacaaatgcaagaaaacatG GTTTATGTGATTTGATGGCAGATTGTGGCATAGGGTTTCAAAAGCGTTGTAAAAGCAGGTCCAGGAGGATGGTTTTGGTGATGGGGATTATGGTGTTCAATGTGTTTGTTTTTCAGATTTTAGGGTTTCTTTCCAGAGGTGCTCTGTCACCTCATTTTGGTGAAGTTGAGATTCTTGATTTGGAGAAAAGTAGTTCACTCTATGGTGGTAGCAGTTCTTCCACTTCAGTGAGTATTGGGAAGTTTTCCCTTTTAAATGGTTTGCAGAATTCGGGGAATTCATCTGTAGTTTTCAAGGGACCAAAGAAGTTTGAAGCTTTGAATATGGGAAACAAATTTGACGATGATAATAAGGAAAGGGATGAAAAATTGGAGGGTGGTGATCATGCTGGTGATGATATTGATCGAGGTAATAGTCTGCAGAAGAGAGCATCAGTAGGTAAGATTGTAGAATTTGACCATGGTGCATTTAATGATCTTGGCAAACTGAATCTGGCATTACCTTTGGAGCAATTCAAAAAGCCAGATGAAGAGTCTCCATCTGACAGGCGTGAATCTGTTCATTTGGCTTCtgatataaaaaatcaatcagCAGGGAGATCTCATTATGATTCTAGTGATACTATTGTGAATGCTGCATCAGGTTCTTCTTTCTCTGGACAAAGTCAAACTTTTCAGGAGACACCAATGCTGAATGGGGCTACATCCGGTGAAAATTTTACTGGTTTTAGAATTCTATCAATAAATAGGAAGAAGAATATGGGATTCCCTGTGGGATATCCAATTGGATTACCTCCAGTATATATATCAGAAATGAACCGCCTTTTAGTCATGAATCGCAATGCCTATCATTCAATG AGACCTCGATGGCCATCATCACTTGATCAGCAATTGTTCGCCATCAGAGCTCAAATTGAGAGTGCTCCTATTATCAAGAATATACAGGAACTTTATGCGCCAGCTTTTCGGAACATATCTGTGTTTAAGag GAGCTATGAATTGATGGTGCGGACACTGAAGGTATATGTTTATAAGGAAGGGCAAAAACCAATATTCCATCAACCACTGCTCAATGGAATTTATTCTTCTGAAGGATGGTTCATGAAATTGATGGAAGGAAATAGAAACTTCATTGTGAAGGATCCCAGAAAAGCTCACTTGTTTTACTTGCCCTTCAGTTCCCGGTTGCTGCAATCTACCTTGTATGTACCCAATTCTCATAATCGGACATTAATGGAGCTGTGTCTGAAGGAGTATTTAGACAAAATTGCAACAAAATATCCTTTCTGGAACAGGACTGGTGGAGCAGACCATTTCCTTGTTGCTTGCCATGACTGG GCTCCATATGAAACTGCATCCTCCTTGGTTCTTGCAATCCGGGCCCTCTGCACTGCTGATGTGCATAGTGGCTTTGTTTTGGGCAAAGATGTTTCACTTCCTCAAATTTACATTTGGTCAGCTGGACAGTATCATCTCAGAGGTATCGGTGGAAGACCTGCAAACAAGAGACACATTCTTGCATTCTTTGCTGGCAAGTTGCATGGCAGGCTCCGCCCGATCTTATTACAACATTGGGAGAACAAAGATCCTGACATGAAAATCTTCGGCCCCATGTCTTCCATAAACATGAACAAGATGGATTACATCCAGCATATGAAGAACAGTAAGTACTGCCTCTGCCCAAGCGGTCATGAAGGTAATAGCCCACGCATAGTTGAGTCCATCTTCTACGAGTGCGTCCCTGTGCTTATATCAGACAATTACGTGCCTCCTTTCTTTGAAGTCTTGAATTGGGATGCCTTCGCTGTGATCCTTCCAGAGAAAGATGTACCACGACTTAAATCAATACTGGTATCAATTCATGAAAAGAAGTATCTTAAATTGCAGTTGGGGGTGAGGAAAGTGCAAAAGCACTTCCTTTGGCACACCAAGCCTGTGAAGTATGATTTGTTTCATATGACTCTTCACTCTATTTGGTACAATAGATTGTATCAGATAAGAACTTGA
- the LOC120259018 gene encoding probable glycosyltransferase At3g07620 isoform X4: protein MADCGIGFQKRCKSRSRRMVLVMGIMVFNVFVFQILGFLSRGALSPHFGEVEILDLEKSSSLYGGSSSSTSVSIGKFSLLNGLQNSGNSSVVFKGPKKFEALNMGNKFDDDNKERDEKLEGGDHAGDDIDRGNSLQKRASVGKIVEFDHGAFNDLGKLNLALPLEQFKKPDEESPSDRRESVHLASDIKNQSAGRSHYDSSDTIVNAASGSSFSGQSQTFQETPMLNGATSGENFTGFRILSINRKKNMGFPVGYPIGLPPVYISEMNRLLVMNRNAYHSMRPRWPSSLDQQLFAIRAQIESAPIIKNIQELYAPAFRNISVFKRSYELMVRTLKVYVYKEGQKPIFHQPLLNGIYSSEGWFMKLMEGNRNFIVKDPRKAHLFYLPFSSRLLQSTLYVPNSHNRTLMELCLKEYLDKIATKYPFWNRTGGADHFLVACHDWVSFKQHAPYETASSLVLAIRALCTADVHSGFVLGKDVSLPQIYIWSAGQYHLRGIGGRPANKRHILAFFAGKLHGRLRPILLQHWENKDPDMKIFGPMSSINMNKMDYIQHMKNSKYCLCPSGHEGNSPRIVESIFYECVPVLISDNYVPPFFEVLNWDAFAVILPEKDVPRLKSILVSIHEKKYLKLQLGVRKVQKHFLWHTKPVKYDLFHMTLHSIWYNRLYQIRT from the exons ATGGCAGATTGTGGCATAGGGTTTCAAAAGCGTTGTAAAAGCAGGTCCAGGAGGATGGTTTTGGTGATGGGGATTATGGTGTTCAATGTGTTTGTTTTTCAGATTTTAGGGTTTCTTTCCAGAGGTGCTCTGTCACCTCATTTTGGTGAAGTTGAGATTCTTGATTTGGAGAAAAGTAGTTCACTCTATGGTGGTAGCAGTTCTTCCACTTCAGTGAGTATTGGGAAGTTTTCCCTTTTAAATGGTTTGCAGAATTCGGGGAATTCATCTGTAGTTTTCAAGGGACCAAAGAAGTTTGAAGCTTTGAATATGGGAAACAAATTTGACGATGATAATAAGGAAAGGGATGAAAAATTGGAGGGTGGTGATCATGCTGGTGATGATATTGATCGAGGTAATAGTCTGCAGAAGAGAGCATCAGTAGGTAAGATTGTAGAATTTGACCATGGTGCATTTAATGATCTTGGCAAACTGAATCTGGCATTACCTTTGGAGCAATTCAAAAAGCCAGATGAAGAGTCTCCATCTGACAGGCGTGAATCTGTTCATTTGGCTTCtgatataaaaaatcaatcagCAGGGAGATCTCATTATGATTCTAGTGATACTATTGTGAATGCTGCATCAGGTTCTTCTTTCTCTGGACAAAGTCAAACTTTTCAGGAGACACCAATGCTGAATGGGGCTACATCCGGTGAAAATTTTACTGGTTTTAGAATTCTATCAATAAATAGGAAGAAGAATATGGGATTCCCTGTGGGATATCCAATTGGATTACCTCCAGTATATATATCAGAAATGAACCGCCTTTTAGTCATGAATCGCAATGCCTATCATTCAATG AGACCTCGATGGCCATCATCACTTGATCAGCAATTGTTCGCCATCAGAGCTCAAATTGAGAGTGCTCCTATTATCAAGAATATACAGGAACTTTATGCGCCAGCTTTTCGGAACATATCTGTGTTTAAGag GAGCTATGAATTGATGGTGCGGACACTGAAGGTATATGTTTATAAGGAAGGGCAAAAACCAATATTCCATCAACCACTGCTCAATGGAATTTATTCTTCTGAAGGATGGTTCATGAAATTGATGGAAGGAAATAGAAACTTCATTGTGAAGGATCCCAGAAAAGCTCACTTGTTTTACTTGCCCTTCAGTTCCCGGTTGCTGCAATCTACCTTGTATGTACCCAATTCTCATAATCGGACATTAATGGAGCTGTGTCTGAAGGAGTATTTAGACAAAATTGCAACAAAATATCCTTTCTGGAACAGGACTGGTGGAGCAGACCATTTCCTTGTTGCTTGCCATGACTGGGTAAGTTTTAAACAACAT GCTCCATATGAAACTGCATCCTCCTTGGTTCTTGCAATCCGGGCCCTCTGCACTGCTGATGTGCATAGTGGCTTTGTTTTGGGCAAAGATGTTTCACTTCCTCAAATTTACATTTGGTCAGCTGGACAGTATCATCTCAGAGGTATCGGTGGAAGACCTGCAAACAAGAGACACATTCTTGCATTCTTTGCTGGCAAGTTGCATGGCAGGCTCCGCCCGATCTTATTACAACATTGGGAGAACAAAGATCCTGACATGAAAATCTTCGGCCCCATGTCTTCCATAAACATGAACAAGATGGATTACATCCAGCATATGAAGAACAGTAAGTACTGCCTCTGCCCAAGCGGTCATGAAGGTAATAGCCCACGCATAGTTGAGTCCATCTTCTACGAGTGCGTCCCTGTGCTTATATCAGACAATTACGTGCCTCCTTTCTTTGAAGTCTTGAATTGGGATGCCTTCGCTGTGATCCTTCCAGAGAAAGATGTACCACGACTTAAATCAATACTGGTATCAATTCATGAAAAGAAGTATCTTAAATTGCAGTTGGGGGTGAGGAAAGTGCAAAAGCACTTCCTTTGGCACACCAAGCCTGTGAAGTATGATTTGTTTCATATGACTCTTCACTCTATTTGGTACAATAGATTGTATCAGATAAGAACTTGA
- the LOC120257865 gene encoding uncharacterized protein LOC120257865, with protein sequence MASTAVMKGSGGAAKPKPDGKGKAVLASPEVKKKVEGSVKLGSDSKQKSVTVVTKSEVKGNSGSRSSKTLTKTTTVKRKTEKKVYTLPGQKHDPPEEREPLRIFYESLSKQIPSSEMAEFWMMEHGLLPPDKAKKAYEKKQRRQQQLRTGTPIKSPPIKSFKSERPESSNKSQVTKNGDAKVKKRVSYSDDDDDFIVKAKKPKI encoded by the exons ATGGCATCCACGGCGGTGATGAAGGGGAGCGGGGGCGCGGCGAAGCCGAAGCCGGATGGGAAGGGGAAAGCTGTGCTGGCATCCCCCgaggtgaagaagaaggttgAGGGCTCTGTGAAGCTAGGGTCGGATTCCAAGCAGAAATCTGTCACAGTGGTTACTAAATCGGAG GTCAAAGGAAATTCAGGTTCGCGTTCATCAAAAACACTCACGAAGACAACAACTGTCAAAAGAAAAACTGAGAAGAAAGTTTATACTTTGCCAGGACAGAAGCATGATCCTCCCGAAGAG AGAGAACCTTTGAGGATATTCTATGAATCGTTGTCAAAACAGATTCCATCAAGTGAAATGGCAGAATTTTG GATGATGGAGCATGGTTTGCTGCCCCCTGATAAAGCaaagaaagcatatgagaaaAAGCAGAGGAGGCAGCAGCAGCTTAGGACAGGAACTCCGATCAAATCTCCCCCGATAAAGTCCTTCAAGTCTGAGAGACCAGAAAGCTCAAATAAATCTCAGGTCACGAAGAACGGAGATGCCAAAGTGAAGAAAAGAGTAAGCTACagtgatgacgatgatgacttCATTGTGAAGGCCAAGAAGCCAAAGATATAA